From a single Mobula birostris isolate sMobBir1 chromosome 32, sMobBir1.hap1, whole genome shotgun sequence genomic region:
- the LOC140191092 gene encoding keratin, type I cytoskeletal 19-like, protein MRSSSSMVSYSTQIPRYSQSVHLPQRQSAMSSSSFILRSAGRSGMSVAGGGYGYSSGLALALGSGLSAASLSLRGGAGGLVGDEKGTMQNLNDRLANYLATVQRLEQSNQELEKEIRELSANTVVQGFDWSVYEQTVKPLQKQILDATLQNSQIALEIDNAKLAAEDFQNKWQTEQMLRQSVESDIDGLHHLKETYLQLQGSLANDISGLEDEIAFLKKNHDEELKLLQQQRTQEVHVEVDSAPAVDLNAALAELREKYTTLADNNQAELDKWYREQLSIKEVEVTQNDQALTGIKTEMSQLRHQSQNLETEYNGLLGNISALESSLDQTEASFDKQLQSLQFQIRNLEGELGSLRSEQMRLKGEYDKTLNIKMQLEAEINQYKRLLVGGNQSMTAGELSSGLVSGGTGTGSSTITIKTTETREKIVS, encoded by the exons ATGAGGTCCTCCAGCAGTATGGTGAGCTATTCCACGCAGATCCCCAGGTATTCCCAGAGCGTACATTTGCCACAGCGGCAGTCGGCCATGAGCAGTAGCTCATTCATCCTGCGCTCCGCCGGTCGCAGTGGCATGAGCGTGGCCGGTGGTGGCTATGGCTATAGCTCTGGCCTTGCCCTTGCCCTTGGCTCTGGTTTGTCTGCCGCTTCGCTCTCGTTGCGAGGCGGCGCCGGCGGCTTGGTGGGCGATGAGAAGGGCACCATGCAGAACCTGAACGACCGCTTGGCCAACTACCTGGCGACGGTGCAGCGCCTGGAGCAGTCCAACCAGGAGCTGGAGAAGGAGATTCGCGAATTGTCAGCCAACACTGTTGTCCAAGGGTTCGACTGGTCGGTGTACGAGCAGACGGTCAAACCCCTTCAGAAGCAG ATACTGGATGCCACCCTGCAGAACTCCCAGATCGCTCTGGAGATTGACAATGCCAAGCTGGCGGCTGAGGACTTCCAAAACAA GTGGCAGACCGAGCAGATGCTACGGCAGTCTGTGGAGAGTGATATTGATGGCCTCCACCATCTGAAGGAGACCTACCTGCAATTACAGGGCAGCCTGGCCAATGACATCTCTGGGCTGGAGGACGAGATTGCCTTCCTGAAGAAGAACCACGATGAG GAGCTGAAACTGCTGCAGCAACAGAGGACCCAAGAGGTGCATGTTGAGGTGGACTCTGCTCCGGCCGTTGACCTGAATGCAGCCCTGGCAGAACTCCGGGAGAAGTACACCACCCTCGCTGACAATAACCAGGCAGAGCTGGATAAGTGGTACCGTGAACAG cTCTCGATTAAAGAAGTAGAAGTGACTCAGAATGACCAGGCTCTCACTGGTATTAAAACTGAGATGTCTCAGCTCCGACATCAATCACAAAATCTCGAGACCGAATACAATGGCTTACTCGGCAAT ATAAGTGCACTGGAGAGCAGCCTGGATCAAACAGAGGCCTCATTTGACAAGCAGCTTCAGAGTTTGCAGTTCCAAATCAGAAACCTCGAGGGCGAGCTGGGAAGTCTCCGGAGTGAGCAAATGCGCCTGAAGGGCGAATATGACAAGACCCTTAACATCAAGATGCAACTGGAAGCTGAGATAAATCAGTACAAACGTCTACTGGTTGGCGGCAACCAAAG catgaCAGCTGGTGAATTATCCTCTGGCCTCGTATCTGGAGGGACTG GCACAGGAAGTAGTACGATAACCATCAA GACCACTGAAACCAGAG AAAAAATTGTTTCATGA